Proteins found in one Magnetofaba australis IT-1 genomic segment:
- the nuoB gene encoding NADH-quinone oxidoreductase subunit NuoB, producing MKEELEKRTVTTPDGQSIEIEPLRDYYCDARPEVHPPAYMQIVEDLFNWARANSIWILGFGTGCGAIEMRPLMTPRFDAYRFGVQWRATPRQANLFVISGYLSVKTLKRVVRSYEQMQNPKYVVGLGSCTINGGMYWDSYNTIKQLADYLPVDLYITGCMPRPEALLAGFEDLKTLIRAGKAEGANRYAENFDWYKANQKKVILDWDMPDYNW from the coding sequence ATGAAAGAGGAATTGGAAAAACGCACAGTCACCACGCCCGACGGCCAGTCCATCGAGATCGAGCCGCTGCGCGACTACTACTGTGACGCCCGCCCGGAGGTTCATCCGCCCGCCTACATGCAGATCGTCGAGGATCTGTTCAACTGGGCGCGCGCCAACTCCATCTGGATTCTGGGCTTTGGCACCGGTTGCGGGGCCATCGAGATGCGTCCGCTGATGACGCCGCGCTTCGACGCCTACCGCTTCGGCGTGCAGTGGCGCGCCACCCCGCGTCAGGCCAACCTGTTTGTCATCTCCGGCTATCTGTCGGTGAAGACCCTCAAGCGGGTGGTGCGCTCCTACGAGCAGATGCAGAACCCCAAATATGTCGTGGGGCTGGGCTCCTGCACCATCAACGGCGGCATGTATTGGGACTCCTACAACACCATCAAGCAGCTGGCCGACTACCTGCCGGTGGATCTCTACATCACCGGCTGCATGCCGCGCCCGGAGGCGCTGCTGGCGGGGTTTGAGGATCTGAAAACGCTGATTCGCGCGGGCAAGGCCGAAGGGGCCAACCGTTATGCGGAGAATTTTGACTGGTACAAAGCCAACCAGAAGAAGGTGATTCTGGATTGGGACATGCCGGACTACAACTGGTGA
- a CDS encoding NADH-quinone oxidoreductase subunit C, whose product MGHAGLQLVMAMDAILKNLSARCALGELDKRRADLWFVTVDPAHVRPALAHLRDNEGFTHLVLLTAVDWMEEGRFQLTYLLHNRAAALDVGLRCFIDRETATMESIHDMWATAATYQRELKEMFGIDFPGSPGVDDEFILEGWAEIPPYRRDFDTLAYAEATYTNRPGRASEDPEEYMQRKLYPEGA is encoded by the coding sequence TTGGGACATGCCGGACTACAACTGGTGATGGCCATGGATGCGATTCTCAAAAATCTGAGCGCTCGCTGCGCGCTTGGCGAGCTGGACAAACGCCGCGCGGACCTGTGGTTCGTCACGGTGGACCCGGCCCATGTGCGCCCGGCCCTGGCCCACCTGCGCGATAACGAGGGCTTCACCCATCTGGTGCTGCTCACCGCGGTGGACTGGATGGAGGAGGGGCGGTTTCAGCTCACCTATCTGCTGCACAACCGCGCCGCTGCGCTGGACGTGGGGCTGCGCTGCTTCATCGACCGCGAAACCGCGACCATGGAGAGCATCCACGACATGTGGGCCACCGCCGCCACCTATCAGCGCGAACTCAAGGAGATGTTCGGCATCGACTTCCCCGGCAGCCCCGGGGTGGATGACGAATTCATCCTCGAAGGGTGGGCCGAGATTCCGCCCTATCGCCGTGATTTCGACACCCTGGCCTACGCCGAGGCGACCTATACCAATCGCCCGGGCCGCGCCAGCGAAGATCCGGAAGAGTACATGCAGCGCAAACTCTATCCCGAGGGGGCGTGA
- a CDS encoding NADH-quinone oxidoreductase subunit D codes for MFDYHPDRTQYPAKREDGSLDIDLTSGKYLKLWHGPQHPGITGNMSVELTVCGDEVVQAKTHVGYLHRGFEKLMERRSFIQVFPIVCRVCVPEPDFNEYCYAAAIEELAGLEIPEQARWIRAMVLEMGRINSYLMYMGGQAGAFGMAMPGQWTTYVRDLMLDRFEELTGARIYHMYIMPGGVRGKLPEGFEQRMEETLREIERVMKDVWEVMFCNAVFKKRTVGQAVIQPEWIEPYGVTGPNARACGRPNDVRLDQPYLVYPELELEAITGQDGDIYTRADVRRRDILQSVDLIRQILIKMPRSGPVMAKLPNVLHWKIPHGETYIRGECSRGEYGYYVVTDGSGYPRRINVRGPSYTHAVALLEMMMVNLNISDVAGLMVSLHTYPPEVER; via the coding sequence ATGTTCGACTATCATCCCGATCGCACCCAATACCCGGCCAAGCGCGAAGATGGCTCGCTGGATATCGACCTGACTTCGGGCAAATACCTGAAACTGTGGCACGGTCCGCAGCATCCGGGCATCACCGGCAATATGTCGGTGGAGCTGACCGTGTGCGGCGACGAAGTGGTGCAGGCCAAGACCCACGTCGGCTATCTGCACCGGGGCTTCGAGAAGCTGATGGAGCGGCGCAGCTTCATCCAGGTGTTCCCCATCGTCTGCCGCGTCTGCGTGCCAGAGCCGGACTTCAACGAATACTGCTACGCCGCCGCCATCGAAGAGCTGGCGGGCCTGGAGATCCCCGAGCAGGCGCGCTGGATTCGCGCCATGGTGCTGGAGATGGGGCGCATCAACAGCTACCTGATGTACATGGGCGGTCAGGCGGGGGCGTTCGGCATGGCCATGCCCGGGCAGTGGACCACCTACGTGCGCGATCTGATGCTGGATCGCTTCGAGGAGCTGACCGGCGCGCGCATCTACCACATGTACATCATGCCCGGCGGCGTGCGCGGCAAACTGCCCGAAGGGTTCGAGCAGCGCATGGAGGAGACTCTGCGCGAGATCGAACGGGTGATGAAGGATGTGTGGGAGGTGATGTTCTGCAACGCGGTGTTCAAAAAGCGCACCGTGGGTCAGGCGGTGATTCAGCCCGAATGGATCGAGCCCTATGGCGTCACCGGCCCCAACGCCCGCGCCTGTGGCCGCCCCAATGACGTGCGCCTGGACCAGCCCTATCTGGTCTATCCCGAGCTGGAGCTGGAGGCGATCACCGGCCAGGATGGGGACATCTATACCCGCGCCGATGTGCGCCGTCGCGACATCCTGCAATCAGTGGATCTGATTCGTCAGATTCTCATCAAAATGCCCCGCAGCGGCCCGGTGATGGCCAAGCTGCCCAACGTGCTGCACTGGAAGATCCCCCACGGCGAGACCTACATTCGCGGCGAGTGCTCGCGCGGCGAGTATGGCTACTACGTGGTCACCGACGGCAGCGGCTATCCGCGTCGCATCAACGTGCGCGGTCCGTCCTATACCCACGCCGTGGCGCTGCTGGAGATGATGATGGTCAACCTCAACATCTCCGATGTGGCCGGGTTGATGGTCTCCCTGCACACCTATCCGCCCGAGGTGGAGAGATAA
- a CDS encoding FAD-dependent oxidoreductase, with translation MSLRDILSPLTAWKNLLREPGTIKDPLNREAADRYRGFHKNDAALCIGCGTCEAICQNAAIDMVAVDGIETVSGNSGLRPRIDYGRCCWCALCVDVCMTSSLTMSNHYTWVESDPDAYRFIPGVDKKAWDSCEKGYTRAEGHRLTPTKRAHMGEMEPEQRIGGFAEIVNGYSVEEALAEADRCVSCGLCIATCPAHMSIPRYIEAVRDGDYTRGVSLLYETNPFSQVCGRVCTHKCEDACASAHEGEAIAIRWLKRHITDNATAADFQQAAGTAAPATGKRVAIIGAGPAGLTTAFDLAKMGHAVEIFEARPHAGGMFRYGIPEYRLPYDVMDRDIQVILDMGAQLHCNTRVGESITMEQLREQFDAVALCIGLHLGRGTRIPGSEHPAVTKAVDLLRDITEGKEVVVPEKLVVIGGGNVAMDIARSMGRLQTQRYGKLDVTVTALEDRAHFLADPDEIRECGEEGIAIYDARGPREIVLDDNGGLVGLKTFKVLSIFDKDGRFAPSYDESDARIHHADMVVEAIGQMSDVSLLGEALTEALEWNRGRIKADADGCTSEPWLWAAGDCVHGPDVIHAVADGHRVAASVDAYLKGA, from the coding sequence ATGTCCCTGCGCGATATCCTCTCGCCCCTGACCGCCTGGAAGAACCTCCTGCGGGAGCCGGGGACCATCAAAGATCCGCTCAATCGCGAAGCGGCGGACCGCTATCGCGGCTTCCACAAGAACGATGCGGCGCTGTGCATCGGCTGCGGCACCTGCGAGGCGATCTGCCAGAACGCCGCCATCGACATGGTGGCGGTGGACGGGATCGAGACCGTCTCCGGCAACTCCGGGCTGCGTCCGCGCATCGACTACGGGCGCTGCTGCTGGTGCGCGCTGTGCGTGGACGTCTGCATGACCAGTTCGCTGACCATGTCCAACCACTACACCTGGGTGGAGAGCGACCCCGACGCCTACCGCTTCATCCCCGGGGTGGACAAGAAGGCGTGGGACAGTTGTGAAAAGGGTTACACCCGCGCCGAAGGCCATCGTTTGACGCCCACCAAGCGCGCCCATATGGGCGAAATGGAGCCTGAACAGCGCATCGGCGGTTTTGCCGAGATCGTCAACGGCTACTCCGTGGAGGAGGCGCTGGCCGAGGCCGACCGCTGCGTCTCCTGCGGGCTGTGCATCGCCACCTGCCCGGCGCACATGTCCATCCCCCGTTACATCGAAGCGGTGCGCGACGGCGACTACACCCGCGGTGTGTCGCTGCTGTATGAGACCAATCCGTTCTCGCAGGTGTGCGGACGGGTGTGCACCCACAAGTGCGAAGACGCCTGCGCCTCGGCCCACGAGGGCGAGGCCATCGCCATTCGTTGGCTCAAGCGCCACATCACCGACAACGCCACCGCTGCGGACTTCCAGCAGGCGGCGGGGACGGCGGCTCCGGCCACCGGCAAGCGGGTGGCCATCATCGGCGCCGGTCCGGCGGGTCTGACCACCGCCTTCGATCTGGCCAAAATGGGCCACGCGGTGGAGATCTTCGAGGCGCGGCCCCATGCGGGCGGCATGTTCCGCTACGGCATTCCCGAATACCGTCTGCCGTATGACGTGATGGATCGCGACATTCAGGTGATTCTGGATATGGGCGCGCAGTTACACTGCAATACCCGTGTGGGCGAGAGCATCACCATGGAGCAGCTGCGTGAGCAGTTCGACGCGGTGGCGCTGTGCATCGGTCTGCACCTGGGACGCGGCACTCGCATCCCCGGCAGCGAGCATCCGGCGGTGACCAAGGCGGTGGATCTGCTGCGCGACATCACCGAGGGCAAAGAGGTGGTCGTGCCCGAGAAGCTGGTGGTGATCGGCGGCGGCAACGTGGCCATGGACATCGCCCGCAGCATGGGCCGCTTGCAGACCCAACGTTACGGCAAGTTGGACGTGACCGTCACCGCGCTGGAGGATCGCGCCCACTTCCTGGCCGACCCCGACGAGATTCGCGAGTGCGGCGAGGAGGGCATCGCAATTTACGACGCGCGCGGACCCCGTGAAATCGTGCTGGATGACAACGGCGGTCTGGTGGGGCTGAAGACCTTCAAGGTGCTCTCCATCTTCGACAAGGATGGCCGCTTTGCGCCGTCGTACGATGAGTCCGACGCGCGGATCCACCACGCCGACATGGTGGTGGAGGCGATCGGTCAGATGTCCGACGTCAGCCTGCTGGGCGAGGCCCTCACCGAGGCGCTGGAGTGGAATCGCGGACGCATCAAGGCCGACGCCGATGGCTGCACCTCGGAGCCGTGGTTGTGGGCGGCGGGGGACTGCGTGCATGGCCCCGACGTGATTCACGCCGTGGCCGACGGCCACCGCGTGGCGGCCAGTGTGGATGCGTATCTGAAAGGCGCTTGA
- a CDS encoding ferritin family protein, whose product MNGAPSSGFNQLKDKKSLDDILAVATEFERTARDFYGALVNKVSKPLRYLVEELATEEQRHYDLFAELRARADLAEQIQAMVETPESDGRFSDAVHLPELGEKPDDQAVLQYALYREHTAMEQYQALAASTEPGPIQELFIWLADEETRHKQELEKRYYEIVHSGGV is encoded by the coding sequence ATGAATGGCGCGCCAAGCAGCGGATTCAATCAACTCAAGGATAAGAAGAGCCTGGATGATATCCTCGCCGTGGCCACCGAGTTCGAGCGCACCGCGCGGGACTTCTACGGCGCTTTGGTCAACAAGGTGAGCAAGCCGTTGCGCTATCTGGTGGAGGAGCTGGCGACCGAGGAGCAGCGTCACTACGACCTGTTCGCCGAGCTGCGCGCGCGCGCCGATCTGGCCGAGCAGATTCAGGCCATGGTGGAGACGCCCGAGAGCGATGGCCGTTTCTCTGATGCCGTGCACCTGCCGGAGTTGGGCGAGAAGCCTGACGATCAGGCGGTGTTGCAGTATGCGCTCTACCGCGAGCACACCGCCATGGAGCAGTATCAAGCCCTGGCGGCATCGACGGAGCCGGGACCGATTCAGGAGCTGTTCATCTGGCTGGCTGATGAGGAGACCCGGCACAAGCAGGAGTTGGAGAAGCGCTACTATGAAATCGTTCATAGTGGTGGTGTGTGA
- a CDS encoding universal stress protein translates to MKSIIALTDLTDSCKPVIALSEELAKGMGWRLYVMHVVPPHDAKGGPAYVGNEVDDGQPRRDAAAALKELRHKLHAQRDELIARGVDCHAVMVEGQLEEKLLKEVDAINPEFVIIGRHCHDMLYKVIFGNRSDKLLDKLKQPLMVVPLPK, encoded by the coding sequence ATGAAAAGCATCATTGCGCTGACGGACCTGACCGATAGCTGTAAACCGGTCATCGCCCTGTCCGAGGAGTTGGCCAAGGGCATGGGCTGGCGCCTCTACGTGATGCACGTGGTCCCGCCACATGACGCCAAGGGCGGACCGGCCTATGTAGGCAACGAGGTGGATGACGGCCAGCCGCGTCGCGATGCGGCGGCGGCGCTCAAAGAGCTGCGCCACAAGCTTCACGCCCAGCGCGATGAGTTGATTGCGCGCGGCGTGGATTGTCATGCGGTGATGGTGGAGGGGCAGCTGGAAGAGAAGCTGCTCAAAGAGGTGGACGCCATTAATCCGGAGTTCGTCATCATCGGTCGCCACTGCCATGACATGCTCTACAAGGTCATCTTTGGCAACCGCAGCGACAAACTGCTGGATAAGCTCAAGCAGCCGCTGATGGTGGTGCCGCTGCCCAAATAA
- the nhaD gene encoding sodium:proton antiporter NhaD, translated as MRLHRLIALFVSLFGVVALAGGAWASASPEITETQLDLTHTATGYLAVMLFVVAYLVVMGEEVIKLRKSKPVLLAAGLIWGMIAFAYSQHGLPHVAEAAMRHNILEYAELFLFLLVAMTYVNAMEERLVFQALRSWLVRSGFNYRMMFWMTGILAFFISPVADNLTTALLMCAVLLAVGQESPRFVSLGCVNVVVAANAGGAFSPFGDITTLMVWQKGVVDFWTFFHLFIPSAVTFLLPAAVMHFFVPQGAPAQSDEQVFVKRGGLVIIGLFLATIATAVGFHNFLHLPPVAGMMMGLAYLKFYSFYLRKTFGNQQSRRAIARRLGREVTDEDLGGVVPFDSFNAVARAEWDTLLFFYGVILCVGGLGMIGYLAWISEAMYAGWGPTAANIAVGVLSAVIDNIPIMYAVLTMQPQMDLGQWLLVTLTAGVGGSLLSIGSAAGVALMGQSRGRYTFFTHLRWTPVIALGYAGGIATHFVLNAHFFKP; from the coding sequence ATGCGCCTCCATCGACTGATTGCTCTGTTCGTGTCTCTGTTTGGGGTTGTGGCGCTGGCGGGCGGCGCCTGGGCCTCCGCATCGCCGGAAATCACTGAGACCCAGCTGGATCTGACCCATACCGCCACCGGCTATCTGGCGGTGATGCTGTTTGTGGTCGCCTATCTGGTGGTGATGGGCGAAGAGGTGATCAAACTACGCAAATCCAAGCCGGTGCTGCTGGCGGCCGGGTTGATCTGGGGAATGATCGCCTTTGCCTATAGTCAACATGGGCTGCCCCATGTGGCCGAAGCGGCCATGCGCCACAATATCCTCGAATACGCCGAGCTGTTCCTGTTCCTACTGGTGGCCATGACCTACGTCAACGCCATGGAGGAGCGGCTGGTGTTCCAGGCGTTGCGCTCGTGGCTGGTGCGCAGCGGCTTCAACTACCGCATGATGTTCTGGATGACCGGCATTCTGGCGTTTTTTATCTCGCCGGTGGCCGATAACCTCACCACTGCTCTGCTGATGTGCGCGGTGCTGCTGGCGGTGGGTCAGGAGAGCCCGCGCTTTGTCTCTCTGGGCTGCGTCAATGTGGTGGTGGCGGCCAATGCCGGCGGCGCCTTCAGTCCGTTTGGGGATATCACCACGCTGATGGTGTGGCAGAAGGGGGTGGTGGATTTCTGGACCTTCTTCCATCTGTTCATCCCCTCGGCGGTGACCTTCCTGCTGCCGGCCGCAGTGATGCACTTCTTCGTACCCCAGGGCGCGCCGGCGCAGAGCGATGAACAGGTGTTTGTCAAACGCGGCGGACTGGTGATCATCGGCCTGTTCCTGGCCACCATCGCCACTGCGGTGGGCTTCCACAACTTCCTGCACCTGCCGCCGGTGGCGGGGATGATGATGGGGTTGGCGTATCTGAAATTCTATAGCTTCTATCTGCGCAAGACCTTTGGCAATCAGCAGTCGCGACGCGCCATTGCCCGTCGCCTGGGGCGCGAAGTCACCGATGAGGATCTGGGCGGGGTCGTCCCCTTTGACAGCTTCAACGCCGTAGCGCGGGCTGAGTGGGATACGCTGCTGTTCTTCTACGGCGTGATTCTCTGCGTGGGCGGTCTGGGTATGATCGGCTATCTGGCGTGGATCTCCGAGGCGATGTACGCCGGCTGGGGACCGACGGCGGCCAATATCGCCGTGGGCGTGCTTTCGGCCGTGATCGACAACATCCCCATTATGTATGCGGTGCTCACCATGCAGCCGCAGATGGATCTGGGGCAGTGGCTGCTGGTGACGTTGACGGCGGGGGTGGGCGGTAGCCTGCTCTCCATCGGCTCCGCCGCCGGGGTGGCGCTGATGGGGCAATCCCGTGGGCGCTACACCTTCTTTACCCACCTGCGCTGGACGCCTGTGATCGCTTTGGGCTATGCGGGCGGCATCGCCACGCACTTCGTGCTCAACGCGCACTTCTTCAAACCCTGA
- a CDS encoding HyaD/HybD family hydrogenase maturation endopeptidase, which produces MNIVVLGLGNLLLSDEGVGVRVVEALARRAPPLPDCVTLLDGGTAAMDLLDELCAADHLIVADAINAETPGELITLRDGELGAFFQTKISPHQVGFADVLAAMTLLDGAPQSIVVHGVAPLSLETGMALTPLIAGKVETLCQRIVKEINTLLIDARQAQAESV; this is translated from the coding sequence ATGAACATCGTGGTGCTGGGATTGGGCAACCTGCTGCTCAGTGACGAGGGCGTGGGGGTGCGGGTGGTGGAGGCGCTGGCGCGCCGCGCCCCGCCCCTGCCCGATTGCGTCACCCTGCTCGATGGCGGCACGGCGGCCATGGATCTGCTGGATGAGCTGTGCGCCGCCGACCACCTGATCGTGGCCGACGCCATCAACGCCGAAACGCCGGGTGAGTTGATCACCCTGCGCGACGGCGAACTGGGGGCCTTTTTCCAGACCAAGATTTCACCGCATCAGGTGGGTTTCGCCGACGTACTGGCGGCCATGACCCTGCTGGACGGTGCGCCGCAGAGCATTGTGGTGCATGGGGTGGCGCCGCTGAGCCTGGAGACCGGCATGGCGCTGACCCCCTTGATTGCCGGGAAGGTCGAAACGCTGTGCCAACGGATCGTAAAGGAGATCAACACACTGCTGATTGATGCGCGCCAAGCACAGGCAGAGAGTGTATGA